Below is a genomic region from Taeniopygia guttata chromosome 16, bTaeGut7.mat, whole genome shotgun sequence.
aaatctccccaaatccccccaaattctgccaaaatcccccaaattctgccaaaatcccccaaatctccccaaattctgccaaaatcccccaaatccccccaaattctgacaaaatcccccaaatcctcccaaattctgcccaaatcccccaaatctccccagaatgccccaaaatctccacaaattctgccaaaatcccccaaatcccccaaattctgccaaaatcccccaaattctgccaaaatcccccaaatctccccaaattctgccaaaatcccccaaatccccccaaattctgccaaaatcccccaaatctcccaaaatcctcaaaatctccccaaattctgccagaatcccccaaatccccccaaattctgccaaaatcccccaaatctccccaaatctccccaaatctcccccaaatctccccaaattctgccaaaatctccccaaatctcccaaaatcctcaaaatccccccaaattctgccaaaatcccccaaatccccccaaattctgccaaaatcccccaaatctccccagaatgccccaaaatcccccaaatcttcccagaatgccccaaaatcaccaaattctgacaaaatcccccaaatctccccaaatcccccaaatctccccaatttctgccaaaatcccccaaatctccccaaatctcccctaAATCTCCCGAAAATCCCCACAAATTctgccaaaatcccccaaatgcccccaaattttgccaaaatcccccaaatctccccaaattctgccaaaatcccccaaatctccccagaatgccccaaaatctccccaaaatcccccaaaaatccctcaaagaGCTCCGCCCCTTATGCAAATGAACACCACGCATACAAATGAGCCGAGGGGGCGGGGCGAGAGGCAGGAGCCAATCAGGGGGCCCGGGGTGGGCGGGGCTtgtttgggtggggttttgggggcgtGGCTCAGGTTGTGGGCGGGGTTTTGGAGGCGGGGTTTGATTGGGCGGGGTTTTGGGGCGTGGTTTGGATTGTGGGCGGGGTTTTGGGGGCGGGGTTTGATTGGGCGGGATTTTTGGGGCGTGGCTTTTGTTGTGGGCGTGGTTTCGGCCAGGCCACGCCCCCCGGTGGGCGGTGACAGCGCCCCCCGCAGGCCAAGGACAGCGACGATGAGGAGGAGGTGGTGACGGTGGACAGGGATCACTTCATGGACGAGTTCTTCGagcaggtgggaccccaaaaacggggccgggacccccaaaaacgggatcgggacccccaaaaatgggtttGGGGCACCCGAAAAcgcccagggaccccaaaaatggcaaaaaaacggggtcagaaaccccaaaaacgggatcagaaaccccaaaaatggggtcagaaaccccaaaaatgggtttGGGGCACCCGAAAACCCCCAGGGAgccaaaaaatgccaaaaaatgggatcagaaaccccaaaaaagggtTTGGGGCGCCCGAaaacccccagggaccccaaaaatgggatcagaaaccccaaaaatgggtttGGGGCACCCGAAaacccccaggaaccccaaaaatgcccaaaaaatgggatcagAAACTCCAAAAATGGGatcagaaaccccaaaattgggttTGGGGCACCCGAAAACCCCCAGGGAGcccaaaaatgtcaaaaaaatgggatcagaaaccccaaaaatgggatcagaaaccccaaaaatgggacagagaccccaaaaatcccattaaaatccccccaatcccccataatttccaaaaatcccccaaaatcccccaaaatgtcctaaaatcccctcaaaatgccccaaatcctcccaaaatcccaaaaaaaccctcaaaaatcccccaaatccactaaaatccccccaaaatcccccataatgccccaaaatgccccaaaatcccccaaatttccccaaatttccccaaaatccccaaaatgtccccaaatccccccaaatcctccaaaatgcccccaaatcccccaaaatgccccaaatttccccaaaatcccccaaaattccccaaaatcccccccaaaatgctccaaaatccccccaaaatccccccccaaaccaCCTCAGAATCTCCCGTAATTTCCAAAAAATCTccttaaaatcccccaaaatccccccgaaaATTCTctcaaaatgccccaaaatttcccaaaattccccaaaatgccccaaaatgccccaaaatcccccaaaatgccccaaaatcccccaaaatgccccaaaatccccccaaaatgccccaaaatcccccaaaatgccccaaaatccccccaaaatgccccaaaatccctccaaaattccccaaaatcccccgaaatgccccaaaatcgcccaaaaTGTCCGAAATTCCCCCCAAATGctccaaaatgccccaaaatccccctcaaaatcccccaaaatcccccaaaatcccccaaattcccccaaatcctacataattccccaaaatctcccaaatttacccagaattccccaaaatgccccaaaatcccccaaaatcccccaaaattccccaaaatcccccaaaatcccccaaaatgccccaaaatacccaaaaatgccctaaaatccccccaaaatgcccccaaatcccccaaattccccccaaaatgcccccaaatcccctaaaattccccaaaatgccccaaaatcccccaaaaccccccccaaaattccccaaaatcgcccccaaaattccccaaaatccctcccgaAATGCCtcaaaatgacccaaaatccccaaatttccccaaaatgccccaaaatgccccaaattcccGTCAGGTGGAGGAGATCCGCGGCTGCATCGAGAAACTGTCGGAGGACGTGGAGCAGGTGAAGAAACAGCACAGCGCGATCCTGGCGGCCCCCAACCCTGACGAGAGTAATTAAccagttaattaattaatgagaTCATTAATTATATCATTAACGGGTCATTAACGGGGCCATCGGGTCATTAACACAGCCATTAATTAACACAGTCATTAATTAGCAGCAGCATAGCGCCATCCTGGCGGCCCCCAACCCCGATGAGAGTAATTaacaaattaattaatgaaCGAGATAATTAATTAACAATATTATTAACGAGATAATTAATTAAAGAGATCATTAATGGGGTCATTGGGTCATTAATGGAGCCATTAatggggtcagtggtcactcattggtcactcattggtcactcattggtcactcatgGTCATTCATGGTCACTCATGGTCACTGGTGATCACTCCTGGTCACTGGTGGTCACTTGCCatcactcattggtcactcagggtcactcttggtcactcattggtcactcagggtcactcatcATCACTCATGGTCACTGGTGGTCACTCGCCATCACTGGTGGCCACTCATGGTCATTCATGGTCATTCATGGTCACTCACCATCACTCATAGTCACTGGTGGTCACTGGTGGTCACTCATCATCACCGGTGGTCACTGGTGGTCACTCCcggtcactcattggtcactcacaATCACTCCTGGTCACTggtggtcactcattggtcactcatgGTCACTGGTGGTCACTCCTGGTTACTCACAatcactcattggtcactcaccatcactcattggtcactcatggtcactcctggtcactgGTGGTCACTCACCATCACTGGTGGTCACTCATGGTCACTCCTGGTTACACACAatcactcattggtcactcattggtcactcattggtcactcattggtcactcatgGTCACTcatggtcactcctggtcacgCATGGTCACTCACCATCACTGgtggtcactcctggtcactcattggtcactcctggtcactcGCGGTCACTGCAGGGACCAAGCAGGATCTCGAGGACCTCACGGCCGACATCAAGAAGACGGCGAACAAAGTCCGCTCCAAATTGAAAGGTGACCACTGCCCccccgagtgacccctgagtgaccactgagtgaccactgagtgaccactgagtgaccactgagtgaccactgagtgaccgctgagtgaccacggcactgagtgaccactgagtgaccactgagtgaccactgagtgaccactgagtgaccactgagtgacactgagtgaccactgagtgaccactgagtgaccactgagtgaccactgagtgaccctgagtgaccgcTGAGTGACCGCTGTGTCCGTAGCCATCGAGCAGAGCATcgagcaggaggaggggctgaACCGCTCCTCGGCCGACCTGCGCATCCGCAAGACGCAGGTGCGCCTTCGGCCTCGGCGGTGACGGCGGCGTCTTCGTCATTGGCATCGTTGACTTCGTCATCGTCATTGATGTCATCATCGTCATTGACTTTGTCATCATTGACTTTGTCATTGTCGTTGACTTCATCATCATTGATGTCATCATCATTGACGTCATCATCCTCATTGACTTCGTCATCGTCATCATCCTCTACATGTCATCGTTGACTTCATCCTCATCGTCATTGACTTCGTCATTGTCATTGAATTCGTCATCATTGACGTCATCATCGTCATTGACGTCATCATCGCCATCATCATCAACATGTCAATGTTGGCTTTGTCTTTGTCATCGTTGACTTCATCCTCATCGTCATCGTCATTGACttcatcatcatcgtcattgACTTCATCATTATTGGCTTCGTCATCGTCATTGATGTCATCCTCATCATTGACTTCATCATCTTTGGCTTCGTCATTGTCGTTGACTTCATTGTCATTGACGTCGTCATCGTCATTGATTTCATCGTCACTGACTTCGTCATCGTCATTGACTTCATTGCCAGCATCATCATCAATGTAATTGTTGACTTCATTGTCATTGATATCGTCATCATTGACGTCATCATCATTGACTTCATCATCGTCATTGACTTTGTCATCTTTGGCTTCGTCATCATTGACGTCATCATTGTCATTgatgtcatcatcatcattgaCGTCATCGTCATCATTGACTTCATCATCATTGACTTCATCATTGTCGTTGACTTCATCATTGTCATCATCGTCAACATGTCATTGTTGACTTTGTCATTGTTGACTTCATCGGCATCGCCATCGTCATCGACTTCGTCATCCTTGTGTACGTCATTGTCATTGACTTCATCATCATTGgcgtcatcatcatcattgatgtcatcatcatcattgaCACCATCATCGTTGACTTCATCATCATTGACTTCATCATCATTGACttcatcatcatcgtcattgACTTCACCATTGTCATTGACTTCATAATTGTCATTGAATTCATCATCGTTGACGTCATCATTATTGTTGACGTCATCGTCGTCATTGACTTCATCATCATTGACTTCGTCATCGTCATTGActttatcatcatcatcatcaacaTGTCATTGTTGACTTGGTCTTTGTCATTGTTGACTTCATCCTCATTGTCGTAGatttcatcatcatcattgaCTTCATCATCGTCATTGACTTCATCATCGTTGATTTCGTCATTGTCATTGActtcatcatcgtcatcatcgcCAACATGTCATTGTTGACTTGGTCTTTGTCATTGTTGACTCCATCCTCATCGTCATTGACTTCATCATCATTGACTTCATCATCGTCATTGACTTCATCATCGTCATTGACGTCATCGTCATCATCGTCATTGACTTCATCATCATTgacttcatcatcatcattgaCTTCATCGTCATTGACGTCATCATCGTCATTGACTTCATCATCATTGAATTTGTCATCATTgacttcatcatcatcattgaCTTCATCATCTTTGGGCTTCGTCATCGTCATTGACTTCATCATCATTGACATCGTCATCGTCACCGTTAACTCCTTCCCCCCCAGCACTCGACGCTGTCGCGGAAGTTCGTGGAGGTGATGACGGAATACAACGCGACACAGTCCAAGTACCGCGACCGCTGCAAGGACCGCATCCAGCGCCAGCTCGAGATCAGTGCGGGTCAAGGGTCACATTGGGGTCATCCTGGGGTCACTAGGT
It encodes:
- the LOC101234064 gene encoding syntaxin-1B isoform X1 encodes the protein MRDRTQELRSAKDSDDEEEVVTVDRDHFMDEFFEQVEEIRGCIEKLSEDVEQVKKQHSAILAAPNPDERTKQDLEDLTADIKKTANKVRSKLKAIEQSIEQEEGLNRSSADLRIRKTQHSTLSRKFVEVMTEYNATQSKYRDRCKDRIQRQLEITGRTTTNEELEEMLESGKLAVFTDDIKMDSQMTKQALNEIETRHNEIIKLESSIRELHDMFVDMAMLVESQGEMIDRIEYNVEHSVDYVERAVSDTKKAVKYQSKARRKKIMIIICCVVLGVVLASSIGGTLGL
- the LOC101234064 gene encoding syntaxin-1B isoform X2; translation: MRDRTQELRSAKDSDDEEEVVTVDRDHFMDEFFEQVEEIRGCIEKLSEDVEQVKKQHSAILAAPNPDERTKQDLEDLTADIKKTANKVRSKLKAIEQSIEQEEGLNRSSADLRIRKTQHSTLSRKFVEVMTEYNATQSKYRDRCKDRIQRQLEITGRTTTNEELEEMLESGKLAVFTDDIKMDSQMTKQALNEIETRHNEIIKLESSIRELHDMFVDMAMLVESQGEMIDRIEYNVEHSVDYVERAVSDTKKAVKYQSKARRHAVVPSPPATPPRRRHRQI
- the LOC101234064 gene encoding syntaxin-1B isoform X4: MRDRTQELRSAKDSDDEEEVVTVDRDHFMDEFFEQVEEIRGCIEKLSEDVEQVKKQHSAILAAPNPDERTKQDLEDLTADIKKTANKVRSKLKAIEQSIEQEEGLNRSSADLRIRKTQHSTLSRKFVEVMTEYNATQSKYRDRCKDRIQRQLEITGRTTTNEELEEMLESGKLAVFTDDIKMDSQMTKQALNEIETRHNEIIKLESSIRELHDMFVDMAMLVESQGEMIDRIEYNVDGHCH
- the LOC101234064 gene encoding syntaxin-1B isoform X5, with the translated sequence MRDRTQELRSAKDSDDEEEVVTVDRDHFMDEFFEQVEEIRGCIEKLSEDVEQVKKQHSAILAAPNPDERTKQDLEDLTADIKKTANKVRSKLKAIEQSIEQEEGLNRSSADLRIRKTQHSTLSRKFVEVMTEYNATQSKYRDRCKDRIQRQLEITGRTTTNEELEEMLESGKLAVFTDDIKMDSQMTKQALNEIETRHNEIIKLESSIRELHDMFVDMAMLVESQGEMIDRIEYNVNGHFY